One segment of Peromyscus leucopus breed LL Stock chromosome 5, UCI_PerLeu_2.1, whole genome shotgun sequence DNA contains the following:
- the LOC114685447 gene encoding POU domain, class 6, transcription factor 2 gives MPNPGPSSQAASGTQGLQVQPITPQLLTNAQGQIIATVIGNQILPVINTQGITLSPIKPGQQLHQSSQTSVGQAGTQGNLLHLAHGQASTSQSPVRQASSSSSSSSSSSALSVGQLVSSKYPFWLHLIMVGQLLQKDHHFFLYSEKLYPRFLDPQTAAGEVDGVNLEEIREFAKAFKIRRLSLGLTQTQVGQALSATEGPAYSQSAICRHTILRSHFFLPQEAQENTIASSLTAKLNPGLLYPARFEKLDITPKSAQKIKPVLERWMAEAEARHRAGMQNLTEFIGSEPSKKRKRRTSFTPQALEILNAHFEKNTHPSGQEMTEIAEKLNYDREVVRVWFCNKRQALKNTIKRLKQHEPTSAVPLEPLADSPEENC, from the exons ATGCCTAACCCAGGGCCTTCGAGTCAAGCAGCAAGTGGCACTCAGGGCCTTCAAGTACAGCCTATCACGCCCCAGCTCCTAACAAATGCCCAGGGCCAGATCATTGCCACGGTCATCGGAAACCAAATCTTGCCTGTGATCAACACCCAGGGTATCACCCTGTCGCCCATCAAGCCTGGCCAGCAG CTTCACCAATCTTCCCAGACATCAGTGGGTCAAGCAGGCACCCAAGGCAACCTTCTGCACCTGGCTCATGGCCAAGCATCCACATCTCAAAGTCCCGTGCGACaggcttcttcttcctcctcctcatcctcctcttcttcagcttTGAGCGTGGGCCAGTTAGTCAGCAGTAAGTATCCTTTCTGGCTCCATCTAATCATG GTTGGACAACTTCTACAAAAGGACCACCACTTCTTCCTCTATTCAGAGAAACTCTACCCTAGGTTTCTGG ATCCTCAAACCGCAGCGGGTGAGGTGGACGGGGTTAATCTGGAGGAGATTCGAGAATTTGCCAAAGCTTTTAAAATCCGGCGCCTGTCCCTTGGCCTGACGCAGACTCAGGTGGGACAAGCCCTCAGTGCCACAGAGGGCCCCGCATACAGCCAGTCAGCCATCTGCAG ACACACCATCCTGAGAAGCCACTTTTTCCTACCACAGGAAGCCCAAGAGAACACTATAGCTAGCAGTCTGACAGCCAAACTGAACCCTGGCCTTTTGTATCCTGCCAGGTTTGAAAAGCTGGACATCACCCCTAAAAGTGCCCAGAAGATCAAGCCGGTGCTTGAGCGGTGGATGGCTGAGGCTGAGGCCCGCCATCGAGCAGGTATGCAGAACCTCACGGAGTTTATTGGGAGTGAGCCATCCAAAAAGCGCAAGCGGCGCACCTCCTTCACACCCCAGGCCCTTGAGATCCTCAATGCCCACTTTGAGAAGAACACACACCCCTCAGGGCAGGAAATGACCGAGATTGCTGAGAAGCTTAACTATGACCGGGAAGTAGTTAGAGTTTGGTTCTGCAACAAGAGACAAGCCCTGAAGAACACAATTAAGCGCTTAAAACAACACGAGCCCACTTCGGCGGTCCCCCTGGAGCCCTTAGCGGACTCTCCCGAGGAAAACTGCTAG